In Pseudonocardia sp. C8, one genomic interval encodes:
- a CDS encoding xanthine dehydrogenase family protein molybdopterin-binding subunit has product MTTQQHVPPGLIGARVRRKEDPRLLTGRSQYVDDVVLPGMVEAAVLRSPHPHARIRGIDVSAALEHPGVLAVITGAEVHEACAAPQPVVWRMIPDQRMTDQYALAVDKVRYVGQGVAAVAAVDRYVAEDALGLIEVDYEVLPAVTTLDEAMADGAPRLYEDWPDNVSCRQTIPKGDVAAAFAEADVVVSDTFDYGRQMGTPLETRGVVATWDPFTDKLEVWLSTQSPNLARDLLGDVLGLPVDHIRVRTPDVGGGFGNKFDFYGEEVVAALLSKRTGRPVKIIEDRLESFVANAHSREQRIEVELAASADGTITGLRGTVYAVLGGQLATVGIGPCWLTMALLAGPYDIANVEGTVVGVVTNRSPYGSYRGWGQPKANFVHERMVEKLARRLGLPPNEVRRRNLIAPDAFPYVSPVFFYDNGNYEACLAAAERAVADRDWAKRRTSAAEQGRSLGVGYSFHIEITALGPTRIMNQAGLQHGSFDEEVVRIDSTGGVTVRSGISAMGQGVQTALAQVAAQTLGVPLDTVTVLTGDTENCPFTGYGTGASRGAALGGGALLRASTRLREKVLRIAAELLEASPDDLVVSDGRISVAGAASGPSVTMRDVGDATYRRLAGRLPEGETPTLEERDVLDPDNVAFSYGTTAVLAEVDRETGGVRLLDYLIAHDCGTVINPTIVDGQLHGGAAQAIGGALYEEIVYGPDGQPLTTTFMDYLLPTATEIPPFETLHLTTAADHIPGGFKGMGEGGAIGGAAAITAAIEHALDDLDIDIRQIPVTPPRLLALIDAAPERHRTEPEERA; this is encoded by the coding sequence GTGACCACCCAGCAACACGTACCACCGGGCCTGATCGGCGCACGGGTGCGCCGCAAGGAGGACCCCCGACTGCTGACCGGACGGTCGCAGTACGTCGACGACGTCGTGCTGCCCGGAATGGTGGAGGCCGCCGTCCTGCGCAGCCCGCACCCGCACGCCCGCATCCGCGGGATCGACGTGAGCGCGGCACTCGAGCATCCCGGCGTGCTCGCAGTGATCACGGGGGCCGAGGTCCACGAGGCCTGCGCCGCACCGCAACCCGTGGTCTGGCGGATGATCCCGGACCAGCGGATGACCGACCAGTACGCCCTCGCCGTCGACAAGGTCCGCTACGTCGGGCAGGGGGTGGCCGCGGTCGCGGCCGTGGACCGGTACGTCGCCGAGGACGCGCTCGGGCTCATCGAGGTCGACTACGAGGTGCTGCCCGCGGTGACCACCCTCGACGAGGCGATGGCCGACGGCGCGCCGCGGCTCTACGAGGACTGGCCGGACAACGTCAGCTGCCGGCAGACGATCCCGAAGGGCGACGTGGCCGCCGCGTTCGCCGAGGCCGACGTGGTCGTCTCGGACACGTTCGACTACGGACGCCAGATGGGCACACCGCTGGAGACCCGCGGCGTGGTCGCCACCTGGGATCCGTTCACCGACAAGCTCGAGGTATGGCTGTCCACGCAGTCGCCGAACCTGGCACGCGACCTGCTCGGCGACGTGCTCGGGCTGCCCGTCGACCACATCCGGGTGCGGACGCCCGACGTGGGCGGCGGGTTCGGCAACAAGTTCGACTTCTACGGCGAGGAGGTCGTCGCCGCGCTGCTGTCGAAGCGCACCGGACGCCCGGTGAAGATCATCGAGGACCGCCTGGAGAGCTTCGTCGCGAACGCCCACTCGCGTGAGCAGCGCATCGAGGTCGAGCTGGCCGCATCGGCCGACGGCACCATCACCGGCCTGCGCGGCACCGTGTACGCCGTCCTCGGCGGGCAGCTCGCCACCGTCGGCATCGGCCCGTGCTGGCTGACCATGGCACTGCTGGCCGGCCCCTACGACATCGCGAACGTCGAGGGCACGGTGGTGGGGGTCGTCACCAACCGGTCGCCGTACGGCTCCTACCGGGGATGGGGCCAGCCCAAGGCGAACTTCGTCCACGAGCGGATGGTGGAGAAGCTCGCCCGCCGCCTCGGTCTGCCGCCCAACGAGGTACGCCGGCGCAACCTCATCGCGCCGGACGCCTTCCCGTACGTCAGCCCGGTGTTCTTCTACGACAACGGCAACTACGAGGCGTGCCTCGCGGCGGCCGAACGGGCCGTCGCCGACCGGGACTGGGCGAAGCGTCGCACCTCCGCGGCCGAGCAGGGGCGCTCGCTCGGCGTCGGCTACTCGTTCCACATCGAGATCACCGCGCTCGGTCCGACCCGCATCATGAACCAGGCGGGCCTGCAGCACGGCTCGTTCGACGAGGAGGTCGTGCGGATCGACTCCACCGGCGGGGTCACGGTCCGCTCCGGGATCTCCGCGATGGGCCAGGGGGTGCAGACCGCGCTGGCCCAGGTCGCCGCCCAGACCCTCGGCGTGCCGCTCGACACCGTCACCGTGCTCACCGGCGACACCGAGAACTGCCCGTTCACCGGGTACGGGACCGGCGCCAGCCGCGGGGCGGCACTGGGCGGTGGCGCCCTGCTGCGGGCCAGCACCCGGCTGCGGGAGAAGGTGCTGCGCATCGCGGCGGAGCTCCTCGAGGCCTCCCCCGACGACCTGGTCGTCTCCGACGGGCGGATCTCGGTGGCCGGCGCGGCGAGCGGGCCGTCGGTGACCATGCGCGACGTCGGTGACGCGACGTACCGCCGGCTCGCCGGTCGGCTGCCAGAGGGCGAGACGCCCACGCTGGAGGAACGCGACGTCCTCGATCCGGACAACGTGGCGTTCTCCTACGGGACGACGGCCGTGCTCGCCGAGGTCGACCGGGAGACCGGCGGCGTGCGGCTGCTCGACTACCTCATCGCCCACGACTGCGGGACGGTCATCAACCCCACGATCGTCGACGGGCAGCTGCACGGGGGTGCCGCGCAGGCCATCGGCGGCGCGCTCTACGAGGAGATCGTCTACGGCCCCGACGGGCAGCCGCTCACCACGACGTTCATGGACTACCTGCTCCCGACGGCGACGGAGATCCCGCCGTTCGAGACCCTGCACCTCACCACGGCCGCCGACCACATCCCGGGCGGCTTCAAGGGCATGGGGGAGGGCGGCGCCATCGGCGGAGCCGCGGCGATCACCGCCGCGATCGAGCACGCCCTCGACGATCTCGATATCGACATCCGCCAGATCCCCGTGACGCCACCGCGGCTGCTGGCGCTGATCGACGCCGCGCCGGAACGTCACCGCACCGAGCCGGAGGAGCGGGCATGA
- a CDS encoding LLM class flavin-dependent oxidoreductase produces MSDSVPVGVFIATSTPPEQIAPLAAAAEDLGYSEVWVAEDYFCYGGFTGAALALGATRTVTVGLGVVASVVRHPAVTAMEIATLARAHPGRFLPGIGHGVPVWTDQMALTARSPLAALTECVNGVRTLLAGDTVDAEGKQFTFRSVAATHRPDEDVPLLTGVLGPRSLKLSGRIADGTVMSVLAGTKYLESAWGHIREGMAESGRTEHLVPTFALFSVAEDGKAARAAVRPALASYLVAVGPHNALTAPYGYNDQLAELIGAGRGADHVAREMPEEWVDELAVAGDPGEVADRISALGAAGATSVVLSPVNAATALDELTLLATAVPRLTNA; encoded by the coding sequence GTGTCCGATTCCGTGCCGGTCGGCGTGTTCATCGCGACGTCCACCCCACCGGAGCAGATCGCGCCGCTCGCCGCGGCCGCCGAAGACCTCGGTTACTCCGAGGTGTGGGTGGCCGAGGACTACTTCTGCTACGGCGGGTTCACCGGGGCGGCCCTCGCCCTGGGGGCGACACGGACCGTCACGGTGGGCCTCGGCGTCGTCGCCTCGGTCGTCCGCCATCCCGCCGTGACCGCGATGGAGATCGCGACCCTCGCCCGAGCCCACCCCGGACGGTTCCTGCCCGGGATCGGGCACGGCGTCCCCGTCTGGACCGACCAGATGGCGCTCACGGCGCGCTCGCCGCTCGCCGCCCTCACCGAGTGCGTGAACGGCGTCCGCACGCTGCTCGCCGGCGACACGGTGGACGCCGAGGGGAAGCAGTTCACCTTCCGCTCCGTCGCCGCGACACACCGGCCGGACGAGGACGTTCCCCTCCTCACCGGCGTGCTCGGGCCGAGGTCGCTGAAGCTCTCGGGGCGGATCGCGGACGGCACCGTGATGAGCGTCCTGGCCGGCACGAAGTACCTCGAGTCCGCGTGGGGCCACATCCGGGAGGGCATGGCCGAATCCGGCCGCACCGAGCACCTGGTCCCGACGTTCGCGTTGTTCAGCGTCGCCGAGGACGGGAAGGCGGCCAGGGCCGCCGTCCGGCCCGCGCTGGCGTCGTACCTGGTGGCCGTGGGGCCGCACAACGCGCTCACGGCGCCGTACGGGTACAACGACCAGCTCGCCGAGCTGATCGGCGCGGGCCGCGGCGCGGACCACGTCGCGCGGGAGATGCCCGAGGAGTGGGTGGACGAGCTCGCGGTGGCGGGGGACCCCGGCGAGGTCGCCGACCGGATCTCCGCGCTCGGCGCAGCCGGCGCGACGAGCGTCGTGCTCTCGCCGGTCAACGCGGCGACCGCGCTGGACGAGCTGACGCTGCTCGCGACCGCCGTACCGCGGCTGACGAACGCATGA
- a CDS encoding LuxR family transcriptional regulator — translation MEGPMVGRRNALDRLVRAMVSRTRRPSIVVTGAAGVGKTRLLVEARTRAVAAGAEVHLAVATPATASIPFGPLAPFLPSGSAGGDLAAVLAAARAHLQGDGRRPVVLAVDDAHLLDAGSAALVQHLATAGTVAVVATVRSGDPAADALAPLWRCGLVDRLELSELDDDDAAQVITQAVGGPVDPGLLAVLTTLSGGNPLLLHELVGAGVAGGGIGRRHGVWCTTGPLLAPDSLPAMITRRLDRLDAGVRAGAELVALGEPVGAAVVEALLPAGTIAALEDERLIAPVPDRRRQQVRLVHPLYAEALRATVPPLRAREHRRRLADAVRATGMRRRGDRIQVAVWRLDAGRHEDPGLFLGAARDASAARDHALAARLAAVAVAAGGGVPAELVLIRQLPLLGRAEEAVRRLDALEAGASATDRVRLAQLRADLHLVRGEAAIADDVLAAAVRRATDPEEVDWLRVYQANQAFSRGDVDRSLRLGGSVLDRPAPDPVAVTLLATTRVRALCCAGRPLDGLDLADRALDLVDQPGAHEPRAAARAADLTMTRLQALPYAGRPLEALALGERRAGRCRAGDDPARLPYWSLDIAHVLRMVGRVGEARRAFRDMLGTTSTGALPTSHQLWGLDGLAETCALLGDADGAAAAVARLDAVLPAGFRALARTGTVWAVAAGGELSRAQDLAREHADRMDEVGALMQRAWLLHDAARLGATDVAADLADATARCQGELPGLWARNAAALAAHDPALLGETGAAFAARGFALWAAEAFAAAAAAHRQAGRPGPALAAQARAREQATLCPGVRTPLLALLDQPRILTPREHEIAGLAARGLSDKDIADRLHVSVRTVHTHLHQAYRKLGVGSRVDLAALLGPEPTATAR, via the coding sequence ATGGAAGGCCCGATGGTCGGGCGGCGGAACGCCCTCGACCGGCTCGTGCGCGCGATGGTGTCGCGAACCCGGCGCCCGAGCATCGTCGTCACCGGTGCGGCCGGGGTGGGCAAGACCCGGCTGCTGGTCGAGGCCCGCACGCGGGCGGTCGCGGCCGGTGCCGAGGTGCATCTCGCGGTCGCCACCCCGGCGACGGCGTCGATCCCGTTCGGCCCGCTCGCCCCCTTCCTCCCGTCCGGCAGCGCGGGCGGTGACCTCGCGGCCGTGCTGGCGGCGGCCCGGGCCCACCTGCAGGGGGACGGCCGCCGGCCGGTCGTGCTCGCCGTCGACGACGCGCACCTGCTGGACGCCGGTTCGGCCGCGCTGGTGCAGCACCTCGCCACCGCCGGCACGGTCGCGGTGGTGGCCACCGTGCGGTCCGGCGACCCGGCGGCGGACGCGCTGGCCCCGCTGTGGCGCTGCGGTCTCGTCGACCGGCTCGAGCTGTCCGAGCTGGACGACGACGATGCGGCGCAGGTGATCACCCAGGCAGTGGGCGGACCGGTCGATCCGGGGCTGCTGGCCGTGCTGACGACCCTGAGCGGGGGCAACCCGCTCCTGCTGCACGAGCTGGTCGGCGCCGGCGTCGCCGGTGGGGGGATCGGCAGGCGGCACGGGGTGTGGTGCACGACCGGCCCCCTGCTCGCCCCGGACTCGCTGCCCGCGATGATCACGCGCCGGCTGGACCGGCTCGACGCCGGGGTGCGGGCGGGCGCCGAGCTCGTCGCGCTGGGCGAGCCGGTCGGCGCCGCCGTCGTGGAGGCCCTGCTGCCGGCCGGCACGATCGCCGCGCTCGAGGACGAGCGCCTGATCGCCCCGGTGCCCGACCGGCGCCGCCAGCAGGTCCGGCTCGTCCACCCGCTGTACGCCGAGGCGCTCCGGGCGACCGTGCCACCGCTGCGGGCCCGCGAGCACCGGCGCAGGCTGGCCGACGCGGTGCGGGCGACCGGCATGCGACGGCGCGGCGACCGGATCCAGGTCGCCGTGTGGCGGCTGGACGCGGGCCGGCACGAGGACCCGGGCCTGTTCCTCGGCGCGGCCCGGGACGCGTCGGCGGCCCGGGACCACGCACTGGCGGCGCGGCTGGCCGCCGTCGCCGTCGCGGCCGGCGGCGGCGTCCCCGCCGAGCTCGTGCTGATCCGCCAGCTGCCCCTGCTGGGACGGGCCGAGGAGGCGGTGCGCCGGCTCGACGCGCTCGAGGCCGGTGCCTCCGCCACGGACCGGGTGCGGCTCGCGCAGCTACGTGCCGACCTGCACCTGGTCCGCGGTGAGGCGGCCATCGCCGACGACGTGCTGGCGGCCGCGGTCCGGCGGGCCACCGACCCGGAGGAGGTGGACTGGCTCCGGGTGTACCAGGCCAACCAGGCGTTCTCCCGCGGTGACGTGGACCGCTCACTGCGGCTCGGCGGGTCGGTGCTCGACCGGCCCGCCCCCGACCCGGTCGCCGTCACCCTGCTCGCGACCACCCGGGTCCGGGCCCTGTGCTGCGCGGGCCGGCCCCTCGACGGCCTCGACCTGGCCGACCGCGCGCTCGACCTGGTCGACCAGCCCGGTGCGCACGAGCCGCGGGCCGCCGCCCGGGCCGCCGACCTCACGATGACCCGGCTCCAGGCACTGCCCTACGCCGGCCGGCCGCTGGAGGCGCTCGCCCTCGGCGAGCGCCGGGCCGGCCGGTGCCGGGCCGGGGACGACCCGGCCCGCCTGCCGTACTGGTCGCTCGACATCGCCCACGTCCTGCGCATGGTCGGCCGGGTGGGCGAGGCCCGGCGTGCCTTCCGGGACATGCTCGGCACGACCTCGACCGGCGCGCTCCCCACCAGCCACCAGCTCTGGGGGCTGGACGGGCTCGCCGAGACGTGCGCCCTGCTCGGTGACGCCGACGGGGCCGCCGCCGCGGTCGCCCGCCTCGACGCGGTCCTCCCGGCCGGCTTCCGCGCGCTCGCCCGGACCGGCACGGTCTGGGCCGTCGCCGCCGGCGGCGAGCTGTCACGCGCGCAGGATCTCGCACGGGAGCACGCCGACCGGATGGACGAGGTGGGGGCGCTGATGCAGCGGGCCTGGCTGCTGCACGACGCCGCCCGCCTCGGCGCCACCGACGTCGCGGCCGACCTCGCCGACGCCACCGCGCGCTGCCAGGGCGAGCTGCCCGGGCTGTGGGCGCGCAACGCCGCCGCCCTCGCCGCGCACGACCCCGCCCTGCTCGGCGAGACCGGGGCCGCGTTCGCCGCGCGCGGGTTCGCGCTCTGGGCCGCCGAAGCCTTCGCCGCGGCCGCCGCGGCGCACCGGCAGGCGGGCCGGCCCGGTCCGGCGCTCGCGGCCCAGGCCCGCGCCCGGGAGCAGGCCACCCTGTGCCCGGGGGTCCGCACGCCGCTCCTCGCGTTGCTCGACCAGCCGCGGATCCTCACCCCGCGCGAGCACGAGATCGCGGGCCTCGCCGCCCGTGGCCTGTCCGACAAGGACATCGCCGACCGGCTGCACGTGTCCGTCCGGACCGTGCACACCCACCTCCACCAGGCCTACCGCAAGCTCGGGGTGGGCAGCCGCGTCGATCTCGCGGCGCTGCTCGGTCCGGAACCGACGGCGACCGCCCGGTGA
- the fgd gene encoding glucose-6-phosphate dehydrogenase (coenzyme-F420) produces MTGPGSPPLRIGYKASAEQFGPRDLVEFAVRAEHAGLDSAVISDHFLPWRNTGGHAPFSLAWMAAAGERTSRIRIGTSVLTPTFRYNPAVIAQAFATLAVLHGDRVMLGIGTGEALNEIAVSGREWPEFRERFARLREAVDLMRLLWTRDEVDFDGRYYRTVGATVHDRPRHPVPVYIAAGGPVVAKYAGRAGDGFICTSGKGMELYTDALMPAVAEGAAAAGRSPDDLDRMIEIKLSYDRDPDRALENCRFWAPLSLSAEQKHSVSSSREMERLADALPIEQVTRRWIVAADPDEAVAQIKPYVDAGLNHLVFHGPGHDQVRFLDQFAEDVLPRLRALAG; encoded by the coding sequence ATGACCGGACCGGGTTCCCCGCCGCTGCGGATCGGGTACAAGGCCTCGGCCGAGCAGTTCGGTCCGCGCGACCTCGTCGAGTTCGCCGTCCGGGCGGAGCACGCCGGGCTCGACTCCGCCGTGATCTCCGACCACTTCCTGCCCTGGCGGAACACCGGTGGGCACGCTCCGTTCTCGCTGGCCTGGATGGCGGCGGCCGGCGAGCGCACCTCCCGGATCCGGATCGGCACCAGCGTGCTCACGCCGACGTTCCGGTACAACCCCGCGGTGATCGCCCAGGCGTTCGCCACGCTGGCGGTGCTGCACGGCGACCGGGTGATGCTCGGGATCGGCACCGGCGAGGCCCTCAACGAGATCGCGGTGTCCGGGCGGGAATGGCCGGAGTTCCGGGAGCGCTTCGCCCGGCTGCGCGAGGCCGTCGACCTCATGCGGCTGCTGTGGACCCGCGACGAGGTCGACTTCGACGGCCGGTACTACCGCACGGTCGGCGCGACCGTCCACGACCGGCCCCGGCACCCGGTCCCGGTCTACATCGCCGCTGGGGGGCCGGTGGTCGCGAAGTACGCCGGCCGCGCCGGTGACGGGTTCATCTGCACCTCGGGCAAGGGCATGGAGCTGTACACCGACGCGCTGATGCCCGCCGTCGCCGAGGGCGCCGCCGCCGCGGGCCGCAGCCCGGACGACCTCGACCGAATGATCGAGATCAAGCTGTCCTACGACCGCGACCCGGACCGGGCGCTGGAGAACTGCCGGTTCTGGGCGCCACTGTCGCTGTCGGCGGAGCAGAAGCACAGCGTCAGCAGCTCACGGGAGATGGAACGGCTCGCCGACGCGCTGCCGATCGAGCAGGTGACCCGGCGGTGGATCGTCGCCGCCGACCCCGACGAGGCCGTCGCGCAGATCAAGCCCTACGTCGACGCCGGCCTCAACCACCTCGTGTTCCACGGGCCCGGCCACGACCAGGTGCGGTTCCTCGACCAGTTCGCCGAGGACGTCCTCCCCCGCCTCCGCGCCCTCGCCGGGTGA